The DNA segment AAGCACGGGTAGAAATCTAATGTTTTGAGTTTATATGAAAGATTATGAAAGTGCTTCTGCAATGCAAAGTAACGAAACATGTAAGTCATGTATAGCCTGGGCAGATTTCCTGTCCAGTAGGTCGTCTAGCGTCATTACAAATGTCACCATATGGTGTCAGTAATGAGCAACCTCCGTTGTAATGCAATTGCCTCAGCATTTTTGCACTAAGACATTGCTTGAATCATTGATTAGTTAATAAACTGAAGTGCCCCTCCACCTTCtactgtttttccttttgcaTGCTGACCTTGGATATTTTATGTGTACTTGCAGTTTCCAGCGTTGTAGCTTATGTAGTAGTCATTGATTACTAAACGTTTTTATGTGGACATTTTCACTGCGCCTCTTGACTACATTTAATAAAAGGCAATACAGTAATACtttacacacagcacagtaATGACAGTGtttgaataaattaaacaacaacagatggtCTCTAATGAACTTTCTACAGGCTATCAAGTTAAGTAAAAGTTAAACTTCAAATTTATATCCTGTATAACAAATTGGAAATGCATATTATCAAATAATTCTGTTCATTTTATGTGACTTTTGAGTTTGGATAATAATCCTGCTGCCTAACATACCTGGATTTAAAAGACTGCTAAAtcaaactgtaaatgtaataCTAAAATGTAATATACTGACCTCATCTTGGCACTGAAAACGACTGAGCGATGTGTATTAACagcttttgattttattttcctcttctaAAAAAATAGAGTTAAAATAGAAAAGTCATCCAGAgacaatgatttattatttattctacCCATGACCGTTCTGTTTTTAGtagtgattttttaaattttattttgaaaatctaatCTAACATAAACTGAACTATTAAGTTAATTTTGCATGGACCTTTGGTTTTACTCATCAGATCAGGAGTTCACAAAATTTATAACACTAAACAGCTCAAACAAGTTACTACAGTTGCTAGAGATACTGGTTAACTTATCCTAAATGAAGACTTTttgtaatgaatgaaatgtatattattgtattttatatttcagcacTGAGACgaatttaataaagaaaaacatttaggtACTTGGTATTTAGTCATATTAGGATGGGGTAttaatggaaatggaaatggcAGTGAACTGTTGTTATGGAGTACAGGTGATTGATGTGTAAAATAATCCAATCGCCTCTATAGACAGCAGTCAATCCTTTACTTATTGTCAGCAGAGCATTCCCATTATCTAGTAATGATTTCGATAGAAATATGAGTTTCCCCTGAAGCTGGTGGAAATTAGGACCCAGGGAAGACAGTGCTCTAGAAGTGggacagtgaagtgtgtgtctatttgaaagcaaagaaaaaaaacactcacaataCAATGTGTGACAGTCACTGCCATACACAGCACAAGACAGGAATGACAGGGTtactggaagagagagaggaaacatcaTTTACCATCTAAAATCATCATGGAATCAGTGATCGGCACTTCTTTAATTGGAGATGTACATGTGTGATGAGTTTGGACCCTTGCAGCCTCTCTTCAGAAGAACCAAACATCAGAGACTAAGTTAACTGGACTTTATTGCATAGATTTTCAGGACTTTTtgaggaaaagaaataaaataaagcacgTTCTCTGGTTTGGGTCTATCTAAACATCTAAACACATGTGGCATTTCAACAGGAGCTTTAACCTGTTTGGTCTGAACTGACTGAACCACACAAACAGGGAGTGGATCATGGGTAAGTAAGtgctgttttatatatatatatatatacttttcaTTTATGAAATTCTAGGTGGACTTTTACTTTCAACAAATCTATATGTTCCTGCAATGAGATATGAagtattgaaatattttaaaaatgttttccttaTACTTACTATCAGCACATTATTGCAGAGCGGATAAAAGTCAAGTACTGATGTTTTTCAAAACTACTGCTTGTCTTGACTTTGGGGGGGACTTAATAGCAATACCACTCAGCAAAGTGGTGAATATCTTTGTATACACGGCAAGTTCAGAACTTTAAAAAGATGAAGCAGGTGAAAGCTGTGATTGACCTTTAACATGTCAGTGACTTGcatttctgaaatatttatggATTTATAATATCACTGCATAAAGTTGTCCATACATCCAACAAACTTGTTTGCACACTCACGCTCTGTTTTTACTCTTAAATCCATCCTTTGGCTGAATATACAGTACCATCTCCTATATCACATGCTCCTTTCTCACTGACAAATaggtttatattattattaattattattatttttaactttaattggATCTAAAAACAAGGGAAAACCTTTACCCCGATTGCCGGTAGCAAACAGCTTAGACCACTGAAGCGTGTCATTGCTTATTGTCCTCACACCTCTTTAACAGTGTAGAAGGAGGCTGGCCCTCAAGGAGGTTAATATTGATATTACATAACATGCAACTTTTATTGTACAGTTTACAAGTGTATCTgttcatatttaaaacatgtaaGTTCACATGTTTTGAATTAGAGATCatcaaaaatgtaattgaaACATATTATTAGTTATTCAACATGATATTAAATGATCAAAAGTCATCCTGCATCAGTatatgtcaaactattcctacATATTATATGGATAGAGGTAATAACATATGATATACAGAACGATGGATGTGCTATATAtttgcagtatttatttttgaaaatctgttctctgtcttctcAACACAGGACAGCCATATATGAAGGCATCTGAGATCCAAATGGAGGAAGTTGTGGATGAATAATGGCCGACAAGACCGGTCCCATGGTAGCCTCTGTGCCAAATCACTCAGTGACAAATCTCACCACTGCCCCATGGGAGCCCAATCCTACAGTTCCTGCCAATGTGGGTGTCGTCACAAGCTCCCAGTCACAGATCAAAGACCTTTTTGGGTTGTTCTGCATGGTGACCCTTAACCTCATTGCTTTGTTGGGCAACACTGGTGTGATGGTGGCCATTGCTCGTGCTCCGCACCTGAAGAGGTTTGCTTTTGTGTGCCACCTTTGTGGAGTAGACCTACTGTGTGCCATACTCCTCATGCCTTTGGGTATCATATCCAGCTCACCGTTTTTTGGCACTGTGGTGTTCACTGTTCTGGAGTGTCAGGTTTACATCTTTCTCAATGTTTTCCTCATCTGTCTGACGATTCTCACCATCACGGCCATCAGCGTGGAGCGTTACTTCTATATCGTACACCCCATGCGTTACGAGGTCAAGATGACCATCAACCTCGCTATTGGCGTCATGGTCCTAATCTGGGTTAAGTCAGTCCTCTTAGCTTTGGTCACATTGTTTGGATGGCCGGCGTATGGACATCAGAGCTCTATTGCCGCGGCTCACTGCTCTCTCCATGCGAGCCACAGTCGTCTCAGAAGTGTGTTTGCTGTGCTCTTCAGTGTGATCTGCTTCCTGGTTCCTGCTGCAGTCATCTTTGCTGTTTACTGTGCCGTATACAAGGTGGCCCGTTCCGCAGCCCTGCAGCAAGTCCCTGCCGTGCCAACATGGGCAAATGCAAGCCCTGCTAAGAATCGCTCAGACTCCATCCACAGCCAGACCACCATGATCTCCACCACCCGCACTCTGCCCCAAAGATTATCTCCAGAGAGGGCCTTCAGCGGTGGCAAAGCTGCCCTTACTTTGGTATTTATTGTGGGCCAGTTCTTGGTTTGTTGGTTGCCCTATTTCATCTTTCACCTACAAATGTCTCTGACTGGCTCCATGCAGAGCCCCGGAGACTTAGAGGAGGCGGTCACCTGGCTAGCCTACTCCTCCTTTGCGGTTAACCCGTTCTTCTACGGGCTGTTGAACAGGCAGATCAGAGAGGAGCTGGTAAAGTTTCGACGCTGCTGCTTGACCCAACCGTCAGAGTTTGGGGCATCCAGCCACGAAGGTTCCCTTCAGGAGAACTTCCTCCAGTTTATCCAGAGAACCAGCAGCACAGCTGAAAACACATCTGGCTGTAACAACTCCCATCCCAGAAACACTACAAATCAGGGGATAAAGATCCCTGGACAAATACCAGAGGAGCACGCTTAGACATTGACCAACATGAATTATGGACTACAGTGCTAACATATAGGCCATGTCAGATTTTTACGTTTGCAGACCATTTTTTCTTGAACGATGGGTTCACATTTGACTGCAGGTCTATCTGAAAACAATACTGACCATTAAACAATTATTTGTCACTGTAAATGTTCCTGCTGTTCATACAGGTGACAAAGAGAAATTTCAGTGGAAGTGATATTGGACAAAAGCCACAGTCATTGTCGTGTGCAAAAGTCCCCACTTGATTTGGATAGTTCCACCTCCTGAAGCctcaagttttttttaccaTCGAACAAtgactgtggattttgtctCCAACATGAGGGGATCACTTTATTGCCAGCATGGACAAGAGGAACAACTATAACAACCAACGATCCTTCCAATGTAAATATGGACATGTCAGCATTGTTTTAAGGTAAACTTAAAAAAAGTGAACCTATTCTTTAGTGCATCTCTAATGTCCAATGCCTTTTATTGTCTAATTCAGGTAggctttttcattttatgtcaaGGTGCTATGGCTGTACTGTAACATGAAACACTGAAGTAGTGATTCCCTGTGCTTTGTTTCCATTCATGTTAGAGTTCACCtgattttaatgatgtttgtagaaatattttatatgtttataaatgtgaaaatctgGAGTGTAACTGCAATAACAAGGACATGATCGGATGgatattt comes from the Larimichthys crocea isolate SSNF chromosome VI, L_crocea_2.0, whole genome shotgun sequence genome and includes:
- the gpr61l gene encoding probable G-protein coupled receptor; protein product: MADKTGPMVASVPNHSVTNLTTAPWEPNPTVPANVGVVTSSQSQIKDLFGLFCMVTLNLIALLGNTGVMVAIARAPHLKRFAFVCHLCGVDLLCAILLMPLGIISSSPFFGTVVFTVLECQVYIFLNVFLICLTILTITAISVERYFYIVHPMRYEVKMTINLAIGVMVLIWVKSVLLALVTLFGWPAYGHQSSIAAAHCSLHASHSRLRSVFAVLFSVICFLVPAAVIFAVYCAVYKVARSAALQQVPAVPTWANASPAKNRSDSIHSQTTMISTTRTLPQRLSPERAFSGGKAALTLVFIVGQFLVCWLPYFIFHLQMSLTGSMQSPGDLEEAVTWLAYSSFAVNPFFYGLLNRQIREELVKFRRCCLTQPSEFGASSHEGSLQENFLQFIQRTSSTAENTSGCNNSHPRNTTNQGIKIPGQIPEEHA